Part of the Candidatus Planktophila sp. genome, AAAGCACTCTATCTTTCAGAAACTGTGATGGAGAAAGATCCATGACACTTTTTCTTGCACTCTCTGAGTTGATTAATTCTCTGCGAAACAAATAGACTAAAAGAGGGACCACTACAAGCATGACAACCACGACCATAGGTGCCATATGGATTAGAAACGAGTTGAAAGACAGGTTTGCTTTACTGGCGATTATTATGTTTGGAGGATCTCCAATTAGTGTCGCGGCACCACCAATATTTGATACAAAGATCTGCGACAAGATAAATGGAATTGCAGAAACCTGTAAGTGTTTTGTGACGATTAGAGTCATTGGAACGGCTAAAAGAATAGTGGTTACATTATCTAGAATCGCTGATGCAATTGCGGTCAGAACCATCAGGTAAATTAAGGCTGTTTTTGGCCTTCCCCCCGATTTGCGGATAGCACTGACGGCAAGAAACTCAAAAAGCCCAGTTTTATGAATAACGCCAACGATAATCATCATACCTAAGAGAAGGAAGATGACGTTCCAATCGATGCCAGTCTCATGACTGAAGAAGGCCGCGTCCGCATCCGTAGCTCCGATCAAAACCATGGCTCCAGCGCCACTTAGCGCAACAGCAACTCGGCTCACCTTTTCGGTAGCGATAAAGACATAGGCAACGGCAAAAAAGGCTATCGCAAGAATCATTTCCATGGCCGAAGCATAGATGATATGAAAAAAGCAAGACAAAGTTGGACTAGTTGTGAGGCATAAATGCCTTTATGTATTACTGATTTCTATCAGACTTTGGATTGGTCGAGAGGTTTGGGCTTAAGAGTTATAGAAATTTGGTTATTTTCCTCCAGAATTTCGAGTGACTATCCAGGCTACGAGGCCGACAATTGATATAACGAAAAAAGCCATCAAGAAAAATCCGCCTCCATTCATCCAACCGGATCCATCTCCATACCAATCC contains:
- a CDS encoding ArsB/NhaD family transporter, whose translation is MEMILAIAFFAVAYVFIATEKVSRVAVALSGAGAMVLIGATDADAAFFSHETGIDWNVIFLLLGMMIIVGVIHKTGLFEFLAVSAIRKSGGRPKTALIYLMVLTAIASAILDNVTTILLAVPMTLIVTKHLQVSAIPFILSQIFVSNIGGAATLIGDPPNIIIASKANLSFNSFLIHMAPMVVVVMLVVVPLLVYLFRRELINSESARKSVMDLSPSQFLKDRVLLKKSLFILTLVMLAFITHSILHLEPSIIALLGAGALVGISGLKPRDYIQDIEWSTLVFFAGLFIMVGALVNVGALAEFANFLKEIFGDNTRLAAGSILGISALLSALVDNIPYVASMTPVVAELSQGLSGVQEHVLWWSLAFGADFGGNATIVGASANLV